The proteins below come from a single Tenuifilum thalassicum genomic window:
- a CDS encoding tRNA1(Val) (adenine(37)-N6)-methyltransferase — protein MGNNYFRFKQFTIVQNNAAMRVNTDGVLLGAWADIAEAKRILDVGTGTGVIALMLAQRKTDALIDAVEIDVQSAADARQNIANSPWPDRMDVINTSFQTFAETVSKSYDLIVSNPPYFNQSLKSPKQAKNISRHTDSLPNEDLLKGISKLLLPQGKFCGVFPYAEGNVFIAQASSFGLYCNKKVNVVSRPGKRVLRLLLQFEKTKIPLVESTLSIHNADGSFTDAYKELTSDFYLKF, from the coding sequence ATGGGAAATAACTATTTTAGATTCAAACAGTTTACCATAGTTCAAAATAACGCAGCCATGCGTGTTAACACCGATGGAGTACTTCTTGGTGCATGGGCTGATATTGCTGAGGCGAAGCGAATTCTTGATGTAGGAACTGGCACAGGTGTTATAGCTTTGATGCTTGCCCAGCGAAAAACTGATGCATTAATAGATGCAGTTGAAATTGATGTTCAATCAGCTGCCGATGCTAGACAGAACATTGCTAATTCACCTTGGCCCGATAGGATGGATGTAATTAACACATCGTTTCAAACTTTTGCTGAAACTGTAAGCAAATCGTACGATTTGATCGTTTCAAACCCTCCCTATTTTAACCAATCGCTCAAATCGCCTAAGCAGGCTAAAAATATATCACGTCATACCGATTCACTGCCCAATGAGGATTTGTTAAAAGGAATTTCAAAACTTCTTTTGCCCCAGGGGAAATTTTGTGGCGTGTTCCCTTATGCCGAAGGGAATGTGTTTATTGCCCAGGCAAGCTCTTTTGGACTGTATTGTAACAAGAAGGTAAATGTTGTTTCACGTCCAGGAAAAAGAGTTTTAAGGCTTTTGCTGCAGTTTGAGAAGACTAAAATACCCCTTGTTGAATCTACTTTATCTATTCATAATGCTGATGGTAGTTTTACCGATGCGTATAAGGAGCTAACAAGCGATTTCTACCTTAAATTTTAA
- a CDS encoding TIGR02757 family protein, whose amino-acid sequence MYMPESFEQLADLLNDRYRRYACPAFIDGDPIQVAHRFSSKNDIEIAALFASTFAWGSRKSIINSANRLMEIMGQKPFEFVTNFTKSDEQRLAGFVHRTFSTADAIEFMYVLRHIYTQMGGLQKVFTDGYSAEYAISGAIRAYRNVFISCEVPARTLRHVPNVDKGAAAKRINMFLRWMVRPSTEGVDFGLWDSIPTSALLMPLDLHTGRVGRRLGLLNRKADDFKAVFELTNSLKQFDSNDPVKYDYALFGLGIHEKF is encoded by the coding sequence ATGTACATGCCAGAATCGTTCGAACAACTTGCCGATTTGCTTAATGATAGGTATAGACGATATGCCTGTCCTGCCTTTATCGATGGTGATCCCATACAGGTTGCTCATCGATTTTCAAGTAAAAACGATATTGAGATAGCAGCTCTTTTTGCATCGACATTTGCTTGGGGGAGCCGTAAATCTATTATTAACAGTGCTAACCGATTGATGGAGATAATGGGACAAAAGCCCTTCGAGTTTGTGACAAATTTTACCAAATCCGATGAGCAAAGGCTAGCAGGGTTTGTTCACCGCACTTTTAGCACTGCCGATGCCATAGAGTTTATGTATGTTTTAAGGCATATCTATACCCAAATGGGTGGGTTACAGAAAGTTTTTACTGATGGCTACTCTGCTGAATATGCCATTTCAGGTGCTATTAGAGCCTACCGCAACGTATTTATTTCTTGTGAGGTTCCTGCCAGAACATTGCGCCATGTGCCCAATGTTGATAAAGGTGCAGCTGCAAAACGCATAAACATGTTTCTCAGGTGGATGGTTCGGCCTTCAACCGAAGGAGTTGATTTTGGCTTATGGGATTCAATCCCAACTTCGGCTTTGCTAATGCCTTTAGACCTGCACACTGGTAGGGTAGGACGACGTTTAGGCCTTCTTAACCGAAAGGCCGATGATTTTAAGGCTGTTTTTGAGCTTACCAATTCACTTAAACAGTTCGATTCTAACGATCCGGTTAAATACGATTACGCCCTCTTTGGATTGGGCATTCATGAGAAGTTCTAA
- a CDS encoding ABC transporter ATP-binding protein: MIKVENIVKSYGSLTVLKGISVEIPERKVVAIVGPSGAGKTTLLQIMGTLSSPDSGNVFYNNQDVTKLNDTQLAGFRNSHIGFVFQFHHLLPEFTALENVCMPALIAGKSMSDATKRAKELLEYLGLSHRFSHKPSELSGGEQQRVAVARALINNPLVVLADEPSGNLDSHNKEELHRLFFNLRDEFGQTFVIVTHDKELAQMADLQISMNDGQIV, from the coding sequence ATGATTAAAGTTGAAAACATAGTAAAATCCTATGGTTCTCTTACCGTTCTTAAGGGTATTAGCGTAGAGATCCCTGAGAGGAAAGTGGTAGCAATCGTTGGACCTAGCGGTGCAGGGAAGACTACTCTGCTGCAGATAATGGGAACGTTAAGTTCGCCCGATAGTGGAAATGTTTTTTACAACAATCAGGATGTTACAAAGCTAAACGATACGCAACTTGCGGGGTTTAGGAATAGCCATATTGGTTTTGTGTTTCAGTTTCATCATCTGCTTCCAGAATTTACTGCACTTGAAAACGTTTGTATGCCTGCACTGATTGCTGGCAAAAGCATGTCCGATGCCACTAAGCGAGCAAAGGAACTTCTTGAATATTTAGGTTTGTCGCATCGATTCTCGCATAAACCTTCGGAGCTGTCGGGAGGTGAGCAGCAAAGGGTTGCCGTTGCCAGAGCGCTTATTAATAACCCATTAGTGGTTTTGGCCGATGAGCCATCGGGCAATCTAGATTCACACAACAAGGAGGAGCTGCATAGGTTGTTCTTTAATCTCAGGGATGAGTTTGGGCAAACATTTGTGATAGTTACCCACGACAAGGAGTTGGCCCAAATGGCCGACCTTCAAATCTCAATGAACGATGGTCAAATAGTTTAA
- a CDS encoding Sec-independent protein translocase subunit TatA/TatB, whose amino-acid sequence MVLLFIGTGELILIIAVAVLILSPEKVLVYARQLGRFYHKVVKLIADIRSEISLTDIDDKDNDGSSRAG is encoded by the coding sequence ATGGTCCTGCTTTTTATCGGAACGGGTGAGCTGATCTTAATTATTGCTGTTGCTGTGTTGATATTATCGCCTGAGAAAGTTCTGGTTTATGCCCGACAATTAGGAAGGTTTTATCATAAGGTTGTTAAGCTAATTGCAGATATTCGAAGCGAGATTTCCTTAACTGATATAGACGATAAAGATAATGATGGTAGTAGCCGCGCTGGATAG
- a CDS encoding saccharopine dehydrogenase C-terminal domain-containing protein, translated as MSKILVLGAGLSSSDLIKYLLDHSKVLGWTIKVGDISLETAREKVNNHPNAEAIKFDINNSAQLQEEVSWANAVISLLPAFMHPIVAQECVKQGKHMLTASYVSDTMKSLHEEAVQKGISLMNELGVDPGIDHMSAMRVIDEIRSKGGKLLGFISNTGGLVAPESDNNPWNYKFTWNPRNVVLAGQGVAQYLEEGQYKYIPYHRLFTNVREYDILDLGKFEMYPNRDSLKYREIYGIQDIKTIIRGTLRRAGYSKAWNVFVQLGMTDDSYKMQNSEKLTKREFLNSFLPYHPTENVEEKLRRIVPEANDEVVFNKIKWLGLFENEPIGLPNASPAQLLQHILESKMALDPNDKDMIVMQHIFDYELNGTKRRRTSTMVITGKDTVHTAMSITVGTPLAIATKLLLTGQITDRGVVVPTKPHIYTPILQELESFGVKFIEDDFELS; from the coding sequence ATGAGTAAGATATTAGTTTTAGGAGCAGGGCTGTCGTCATCGGACCTGATTAAATACCTGCTCGACCACTCCAAAGTACTGGGATGGACTATAAAAGTTGGAGATATTTCACTAGAGACTGCTCGTGAAAAAGTGAATAACCATCCTAATGCAGAGGCAATTAAATTCGATATCAATAACAGTGCGCAGCTCCAAGAAGAGGTTTCTTGGGCAAATGCAGTCATTTCACTACTTCCCGCATTCATGCATCCTATAGTTGCCCAAGAATGTGTAAAGCAGGGTAAACACATGCTCACTGCATCGTACGTATCCGATACTATGAAATCGTTGCATGAAGAAGCGGTTCAAAAGGGTATCTCCTTAATGAATGAGCTAGGGGTTGACCCTGGGATTGACCATATGTCGGCAATGCGTGTAATTGACGAAATAAGATCGAAGGGTGGAAAACTTTTAGGCTTTATATCCAACACAGGAGGACTAGTTGCCCCTGAGAGCGACAATAATCCTTGGAATTACAAGTTTACATGGAATCCCCGAAACGTTGTTCTAGCAGGCCAAGGTGTTGCACAGTACCTCGAAGAGGGACAATACAAGTACATCCCCTATCACCGACTATTCACGAACGTTAGGGAGTACGATATTCTTGATTTAGGAAAGTTTGAGATGTACCCCAACAGGGACTCTCTTAAGTACCGAGAGATTTATGGTATTCAAGACATAAAAACAATCATCCGAGGAACTTTAAGGCGGGCAGGCTATAGCAAGGCTTGGAACGTTTTTGTTCAGCTTGGCATGACCGACGACAGCTATAAGATGCAAAATAGCGAGAAGCTTACTAAACGCGAATTCTTAAACAGCTTTTTACCCTACCACCCAACTGAAAACGTTGAGGAGAAACTTCGCAGAATAGTTCCCGAAGCAAACGATGAGGTGGTATTTAATAAGATAAAATGGCTTGGCTTGTTTGAAAACGAACCCATTGGCCTACCAAATGCAAGCCCTGCACAGCTGCTTCAACATATCCTGGAGAGCAAAATGGCGCTCGACCCCAACGACAAGGATATGATTGTAATGCAGCATATTTTTGATTACGAGCTAAACGGGACAAAACGTCGTAGGACCTCAACCATGGTTATTACTGGAAAAGATACAGTTCACACCGCCATGTCGATAACCGTTGGCACACCACTTGCCATAGCAACAAAACTATTGCTAACTGGACAAATTACCGACCGAGGTGTAGTTGTTCCAACTAAGCCACACATTTACACCCCCATACTCCAAGAGCTAGAAAGTTTTGGGGTGAAATTTATTGAAGATGATTTTGAGCTAAGTTAG
- a CDS encoding ArsR/SmtB family transcription factor, translated as MSYVYNINTLESVMNKKEIFDDELQELAQFAKAISHPARLAILKYLAETKSCISGDISQNIPLSRTTVSQHLRELKELGLIHGEIEGLKINYCICSSNIYRYLELFENFFEKVKEAAVDCEI; from the coding sequence ATGTCGTATGTTTACAACATTAATACATTAGAAAGTGTAATGAACAAAAAAGAGATTTTTGACGATGAGCTGCAGGAACTAGCACAGTTTGCAAAAGCCATATCGCATCCTGCAAGACTGGCCATTTTGAAGTATTTGGCCGAGACAAAGAGTTGTATCTCTGGCGACATTTCCCAGAATATACCCTTAAGCCGCACCACTGTTTCGCAGCATCTTCGGGAACTCAAAGAGCTAGGATTGATCCATGGCGAAATTGAAGGGCTAAAAATCAACTATTGCATCTGCTCTAGCAACATATACAGGTACCTTGAACTTTTTGAGAACTTTTTTGAAAAAGTTAAGGAAGCTGCAGTGGATTGTGAGATATAG